In one Lycium barbarum isolate Lr01 chromosome 7, ASM1917538v2, whole genome shotgun sequence genomic region, the following are encoded:
- the LOC132601648 gene encoding uncharacterized protein LOC132601648 translates to MSTSKSSFHPAFAVSNIRNHISVVLEMENAQYGTWTELFRIHAISHRVIHQIIAPEKGKQAAPPSDDDKELWSTLDATVLQWIYSTISNDLLTTILEPGATTMEAWDQLRDIFQDHQNSRAVMLKQEFSTIRMEDFPNASMYCQRLKSISDQLKNMGAPVSNSRLVCQLVSGLTDAFKDVGTQIRHSKPLPPFTEARSSLVLEEREQAMQAAHSIPSAMVAATSGEGSTNVFDNTHSSGHAVNTRGKNNNNKGRNSGRRNGAGRGNAGGKAGRGGSRGHNGGNHQPPPAASRTNRLFSHGSFQIMLGDGCHKGPPVVKPATIRTILSLSLSKHWPIHQLDVKNAFLHGELKETVYMYQPMGFRDRTHPDYVWLLRKSLYGLKQAPRAWYRRFADFVFSLGFSNSRRSPSFHHG, encoded by the exons ATGTCCACCTCTAAATCATCCTTCCACCCTGCTTTCGCCGTCTCCAACATCCGTAATCACATTTCTGTGGTTCTTGAAATGGAGAATGCACAATACGGCACATGGACGGAATTGTTTAGGATCCACGCCATATCCCATAGGGTCATACACCAAATCATCGCACCAGAGAAAGGGAAGCAGGCAGCCCCTCCCTCCGATGACGACAAAGAACTTTGGTCGACCCTTGATGCGACTGTGCTCCAGTGGATTTATTCCACGATTTCGAATGACCTCCTTACTACTATTCTTGAACCTGGAGCAACGACCATGGAAGCCTGGGATCAATTGCGTGATATCTTCCAGGACCATCAAAACTCTCGTGCCGTTATGCTCAAACAAGAGTTTTCTACAATTAGGATGGAAGACTTCCCGAACGCGTCTATGTATTGTCAGAGGCTCAAGAGCATCTCCGATCAGTTAAAAAATATGGGGGCTCCGGTTTCCAATTCCCGCCTTGTTTGTCAGCTTGTTTCGGGTCTCACCGACGCATTCAAGGATGTGGGAACGCAGATCCGTCACAGCAAACCATTGCCTCCTTTCACCGAGGCGCGCTCCTCACTCGTTCTAGAGGAACGAGAACAGGCGATGCAGGCGGCCCACTCTATTCCTTCGGCGATGGTGGCTGCCACAAGTGGTGAGGGTTCGACTAATGTTTTTGATAATACTCATTCGTCTGGTCATGCTGTGAATACCAGGggaaaaaataacaacaacaaaggcCGCAATTCTGGCCGTCGGAACGGCGCTGGCCGTGGTAACGCTGGCGGCAAAGCAGGCCGTGGCGGCAGCCGTGGTCACAACGGCGGAAATCACCAGCCACCGCCAGCAGCTAGCCGCACCAACCGTCTCTTCAGCCATGGCAGCTTCCAAATTATGCTTGGGGATGGATGCCACAAGGGGCC TCCGGTGGTGAAACCGGCAACTATCCGCACTATTCTTAGTCTTTCGTTGTCAAAGCATTGGCCTATACATCAATTGGATGTGAAGAatgcttttcttcacggtgagctcaaggaaacTGTGTATATGTATCAGCCTATGGGTTTTCGGGATCGCACACATCCTGATTATGTTTGGCTATTACGTAAGTCTCTCTATGGGCTTAAGCAGGCTCCACGTGCTTGGTATAGACGTTTTGCAGATTTTGTGTTTTCCCTTGGCTTCTCTAATAGCAG ACGCTCTCCGTCGTTCCATCATGGATAG